A portion of the Acidisarcina polymorpha genome contains these proteins:
- the rpmI gene encoding 50S ribosomal protein L35 yields the protein MPKLKTHKGAAKRFKKTGTGKIKRGQSKMRHILTSKETKTKRKLAHSALVSDADYAKVSRMIPYA from the coding sequence ATGCCTAAATTGAAGACCCATAAAGGCGCAGCCAAGCGCTTCAAGAAGACTGGAACCGGCAAGATCAAGCGCGGCCAGTCAAAGATGCGCCACATCCTGACGTCAAAGGAGACCAAGACCAAGCGCAAACTTGCTCATTCTGCGCTGGTTTCGGACGCCGACTACGCCAAGGTATCGCGCATGATTCCCTATGCCTGA
- the rplT gene encoding 50S ribosomal protein L20 — MPRVKRGTKRNDRRKKILKRASGYFLTKSKLYQAAQEAVERGLKFAYIGRKQKKRQFRSLWIARINAAAKLNGTTYSLLIHGLKVAGVELDRKVLAEIAVADPAGFTALANQAKAALAKAPATEAA; from the coding sequence ATGCCCCGCGTCAAACGTGGAACCAAGCGCAATGATCGCCGCAAAAAGATACTGAAGCGCGCGAGCGGTTACTTTCTTACAAAATCGAAGCTCTACCAGGCTGCCCAAGAAGCAGTTGAGCGCGGACTCAAGTTCGCTTACATAGGACGCAAGCAGAAGAAGAGGCAATTCCGCTCGCTGTGGATTGCCCGAATCAACGCTGCCGCGAAGCTGAACGGCACCACCTATTCACTGCTCATTCACGGTCTCAAGGTCGCTGGAGTGGAACTCGACCGCAAGGTGCTGGCTGAGATCGCCGTCGCCGATCCGGCCGGCTTCACTGCCTTGGCCAACCAAGCCAAGGCAGCACTCGCCAAGGCGCCCGCTACCGAAGCCGCCTAG
- a CDS encoding GlcG/HbpS family heme-binding protein, with amino-acid sequence MSNKVKLEDARRVIAAAEKKAAEIGQPMNIAVADEGGNLVSHVRMDGAWLGSVDISIKKAYTSRAFDISTKDLAGHSQSGNQFFGIHASNDGKIMIFAGGIPLKSDGKVVGAVGVSGGSGDQDHAVAEAGAAAF; translated from the coding sequence ATGTCCAATAAAGTGAAACTAGAAGACGCACGCCGAGTCATCGCCGCGGCCGAAAAGAAGGCAGCTGAAATCGGTCAGCCCATGAACATTGCCGTGGCCGATGAAGGTGGGAATCTGGTCTCCCACGTCCGCATGGATGGCGCGTGGTTAGGATCTGTCGATATCTCGATCAAGAAAGCCTACACCTCTCGGGCCTTTGATATCAGCACCAAAGACCTGGCCGGCCACTCGCAGTCGGGCAATCAGTTTTTTGGCATTCATGCTTCGAACGACGGCAAAATCATGATCTTCGCTGGAGGAATTCCGCTCAAGTCGGACGGCAAAGTCGTCGGCGCGGTCGGCGTGAGCGGGGGTTCCGGGGACCAGGACCATGCCGTGGCGGAGGCGGGGGCCGCTGCGTTCTAG
- a CDS encoding zinc-ribbon domain containing protein: MELADRVLKCVDCGSDFVFTAGEQLFFHQQQFRNDPKRCKPCKAKRASGASGVRPETRTTCSQCGADTTVPFLPTQGRPVLCRHCFQSKRGPARSVAAH; this comes from the coding sequence ATGGAGCTTGCCGATAGGGTTCTGAAGTGTGTTGATTGTGGAAGTGACTTTGTCTTCACTGCGGGAGAACAGTTGTTCTTTCACCAGCAGCAATTCAGAAATGATCCTAAAAGGTGTAAGCCGTGCAAGGCCAAGCGGGCGTCGGGAGCCTCCGGTGTGCGCCCGGAAACCCGTACCACTTGTTCCCAATGCGGTGCCGACACCACCGTCCCTTTTCTTCCCACACAAGGGCGCCCTGTTCTCTGCCGCCACTGTTTCCAGTCGAAGCGCGGCCCCGCACGAAGCGTCGCTGCGCACTAG
- the rpsU gene encoding 30S ribosomal protein S21 gives MAEVRVQEGEPLENALRRFKRKVQQEDIIKEVKRHSFYLKPGEKRRVKEALARKRNRKKARKEAD, from the coding sequence TTGGCAGAGGTTCGAGTTCAAGAGGGTGAACCCCTTGAAAACGCGCTACGCCGGTTTAAGCGGAAGGTTCAGCAGGAAGACATCATCAAGGAAGTCAAGCGTCACTCCTTCTATCTGAAACCCGGGGAAAAGCGTCGCGTCAAGGAAGCATTGGCGCGAAAACGGAATCGCAAGAAGGCGCGCAAAGAAGCCGACTAA
- a CDS encoding gamma carbonic anhydrase family protein, which translates to MIRSYQGHSPIIPASCYIDLSAQVIGDVRLGENSSIWMNAVVRGDVHSIRIGANSNVQDCSVLHGMRYKYPVVIGDWVTIGHNATVHGCVIEDACLIGMGAVVLNDARIGEGSIIAAGAVVPEHTVIEPNSLWAGVPAKQRRKLEGSDREMILQYARNYVDYVAIYLQEQEIGS; encoded by the coding sequence ATGATTCGGTCTTATCAAGGACATTCTCCCATCATCCCAGCGAGCTGCTACATCGATCTGTCGGCGCAGGTAATCGGCGACGTCCGCTTGGGCGAAAATTCCAGCATCTGGATGAATGCGGTGGTCCGAGGCGATGTTCATTCCATTCGAATCGGGGCAAACTCCAACGTGCAGGATTGTTCTGTTCTCCATGGGATGCGTTACAAATATCCAGTCGTTATTGGCGATTGGGTCACAATTGGCCATAACGCGACCGTGCACGGATGCGTGATCGAAGACGCCTGTCTTATCGGGATGGGCGCGGTGGTACTCAATGACGCAAGGATCGGAGAAGGATCCATCATCGCCGCCGGGGCGGTGGTTCCGGAGCATACTGTGATCGAGCCGAACAGCCTATGGGCCGGAGTGCCAGCAAAGCAGCGTCGCAAGCTGGAAGGAAGCGATCGGGAGATGATTCTTCAATACGCGCGGAACTACGTTGATTATGTGGCGATCTATCTGCAGGAGCAGGAGATTGGAAGTTGA
- the hisS gene encoding histidine--tRNA ligase encodes MSILKAVRGTRDLLPPETEIWNHIENTARSVFGRYSFGEIRTPIFEDTQLFARGVGEETDIVAKEMYTWEDRARAQSEKAQSLTLRPENTAGVVRAYIEHGLGESGMLQKLYYIGPQFRRERPQKGRYRQFYQIGAEVIGPPSAGSESPLRDAEVLEMLATFLNELGITGWKLLINSVGSASDRPRYIAALREALRDVAPTMCIDCQRRAETNPLRVLDCKVPEDQPIIETLPRIADYLDEASQAHFAAVRAALDTCGVAYEISHRLVRGLDYYTRTTFEFQVQSEEGGLGAQNALLGGGRYDGLSEMIGGPKAPGIGFAIGADRLVLTLEAQAGQIAPRLADAYIAPLGEGLNPAGLLLARELRRAGLRIEVGDGGFRLKKSFETGNKLARNIVLLGEDELHSGILTVKNFASGEQTKIARGELAFALNPDSHSSPQE; translated from the coding sequence ATGAGTATCTTGAAGGCTGTACGCGGCACCCGGGATTTATTGCCGCCCGAAACCGAAATCTGGAATCACATCGAGAACACGGCACGCTCAGTCTTCGGCCGCTACAGCTTCGGCGAGATCCGCACGCCGATCTTTGAAGATACCCAGCTCTTCGCCCGTGGCGTGGGCGAGGAGACCGACATTGTTGCGAAGGAAATGTATACCTGGGAAGACCGAGCACGCGCCCAATCAGAGAAGGCGCAATCGCTGACTCTCCGCCCCGAGAATACGGCCGGGGTGGTTCGGGCCTACATCGAGCACGGCCTGGGCGAATCGGGGATGCTGCAAAAGCTCTATTACATCGGGCCGCAGTTCCGCCGGGAGCGTCCGCAGAAGGGCCGCTACCGCCAGTTCTACCAGATCGGGGCAGAAGTGATCGGGCCGCCGAGCGCGGGTTCCGAGTCTCCGCTGCGGGACGCCGAGGTGCTCGAGATGCTGGCCACTTTTCTCAATGAACTCGGCATCACCGGCTGGAAGCTGCTGATCAACTCGGTCGGCTCGGCGAGCGATCGTCCGCGCTACATCGCCGCGCTCAGAGAGGCGCTCAGGGATGTTGCGCCAACCATGTGCATCGATTGCCAGAGGCGAGCGGAGACCAACCCCTTGCGGGTGCTGGACTGCAAAGTCCCCGAAGACCAGCCGATTATCGAGACTTTGCCGCGCATTGCCGATTATCTCGACGAAGCATCGCAGGCGCATTTCGCTGCCGTTCGCGCAGCGCTTGATACCTGTGGCGTGGCGTATGAGATCAGTCATCGTCTGGTGCGCGGGTTAGATTACTACACCCGAACGACCTTCGAATTTCAGGTCCAAAGCGAAGAAGGAGGTCTCGGCGCACAGAATGCCCTGCTCGGCGGTGGCCGTTACGACGGGCTCTCCGAGATGATCGGCGGCCCGAAGGCGCCCGGGATCGGCTTCGCCATCGGCGCGGACCGGTTGGTGCTGACCCTGGAGGCGCAAGCCGGGCAGATCGCACCTAGGCTCGCAGACGCCTACATTGCTCCGCTCGGCGAAGGGCTGAATCCGGCCGGGTTGCTGTTGGCCCGGGAGTTGCGTCGTGCAGGATTGCGGATTGAGGTGGGCGACGGAGGATTCCGGCTCAAGAAATCGTTCGAAACCGGAAACAAGCTGGCCCGCAACATCGTGCTGTTGGGCGAAGATGAGCTGCACTCCGGTATCCTGACAGTAAAGAATTTTGCCAGCGGCGAGCAGACGAAAATTGCACGGGGGGAACTTGCCTTCGCGCTGAATCCGGACAGCCATAGCTCGCCCCAAGAATAG
- the aspS gene encoding aspartate--tRNA ligase, with translation MLDFLGTLQRTHTCGELRAASAGESVILMGWVNRRRDHGNLIFLDLRDRFGITQVVLDAELSPEAHAKGEAVRPEYVVAAIGKVRLRGRDVINPKMATGEIEVVAEQLLVLNDAKLAPFSPAEDAIANEEVRLKYRYLDLRRQEMQHNLKLRHDITLAIRQYLSGEGFLEVETPFMTRSTPEGARDYLVPSRVHAGSFYALPQSPQLFKQILMISGLDRYFQIARCFRDEDLRADRQPEFTQIDLEISFPQQESVFAVVEGFLSAAFEVAGTKLTPPFPRMTFDEALRLYGIDKPDLRLPQLTRVNDVFAPGDLETLAVNPALPVVAVRIPAVGELSRKERDDLRLLYPAKLTQQGTKVLDDFKRLEKMFPEAMNKVRELTGAGEQDVLALVAAASTVEATSEPRAPGVLSSRERQIYEAAGAVRLAIAQKYADRHKLFEKKGNSDDYKFLWVTDFPFFEWDEDTKSWTFAHHPFTSPHEDDLKAGRLTSDPGAVRALAYDIVLNGTELGSGSIRIHRQDVQREIFRALGMSDEEAKARFGFFLEALEYGTPPHGGIALGLDRIAMILAGAQSLREVIAFPKTAKAIDLMVDAPTPVSEVQLRDLHIRTVLKN, from the coding sequence TTGCTCGACTTTTTAGGAACGCTGCAACGTACGCACACTTGCGGAGAACTCCGCGCGGCCTCGGCCGGAGAATCGGTCATCCTCATGGGTTGGGTCAATCGCCGCCGCGACCACGGCAACCTGATCTTTCTCGACCTCCGCGACCGTTTCGGCATCACCCAGGTGGTGCTCGACGCCGAGTTGAGTCCTGAGGCCCATGCCAAAGGCGAAGCCGTTCGTCCGGAGTATGTTGTCGCAGCGATCGGCAAGGTACGGCTACGCGGGAGAGACGTCATCAACCCGAAGATGGCAACCGGTGAAATCGAGGTCGTTGCCGAGCAGCTGCTGGTCTTGAACGACGCCAAGTTGGCGCCATTCTCCCCTGCTGAAGACGCGATCGCGAATGAAGAGGTCCGACTCAAATACCGCTACCTCGACCTTCGACGGCAGGAGATGCAGCATAATCTCAAGCTGCGCCACGACATCACACTGGCGATCCGGCAGTACCTTTCGGGCGAGGGCTTCCTCGAAGTCGAGACCCCCTTCATGACCCGCTCCACGCCCGAGGGTGCGCGCGATTATCTGGTGCCGAGCCGCGTTCACGCGGGCAGTTTCTACGCCCTGCCGCAATCCCCGCAGCTGTTCAAGCAGATCCTGATGATCTCCGGACTGGACCGGTATTTCCAGATCGCCCGCTGCTTCCGTGACGAGGATTTACGCGCCGATCGCCAGCCGGAGTTCACCCAGATCGATCTGGAGATCTCCTTTCCACAGCAGGAGAGCGTCTTTGCCGTTGTTGAAGGATTTCTAAGCGCCGCCTTCGAGGTAGCAGGCACGAAGCTCACCCCTCCCTTTCCGCGGATGACCTTCGACGAAGCGCTGCGGCTCTACGGCATCGACAAACCCGACCTGCGGTTGCCGCAGTTGACCCGCGTCAATGATGTCTTTGCTCCTGGAGATTTGGAGACCCTGGCAGTGAATCCGGCGCTCCCGGTGGTGGCCGTCCGGATTCCTGCAGTCGGCGAACTCTCGCGCAAGGAGCGAGATGATCTACGCCTGCTTTATCCCGCCAAGCTGACACAGCAGGGCACCAAGGTGCTGGACGATTTCAAGCGACTCGAAAAAATGTTCCCGGAAGCCATGAACAAGGTGCGCGAGCTGACCGGCGCGGGCGAGCAGGATGTGCTGGCCCTAGTGGCAGCGGCGAGCACCGTTGAGGCAACCAGCGAGCCGCGCGCTCCTGGCGTGCTTTCAAGCCGCGAACGGCAGATTTACGAGGCCGCCGGAGCAGTTCGTCTGGCGATCGCGCAGAAGTATGCCGACCGGCACAAGCTGTTCGAGAAAAAAGGTAACAGCGACGATTACAAGTTTCTCTGGGTTACGGATTTCCCCTTCTTCGAGTGGGACGAGGACACCAAATCCTGGACCTTCGCGCATCATCCCTTCACTTCGCCGCACGAAGACGATCTCAAGGCCGGGCGGCTCACGTCTGATCCTGGAGCGGTACGAGCGCTCGCTTACGACATCGTGCTGAACGGCACCGAACTAGGCTCGGGATCGATCCGTATTCATCGCCAGGACGTGCAGCGGGAGATCTTCCGCGCGCTCGGCATGAGCGATGAAGAGGCCAAGGCGCGCTTCGGATTCTTTCTCGAAGCGCTTGAGTATGGCACGCCTCCCCACGGAGGAATCGCCCTGGGGCTGGACCGGATCGCGATGATTCTGGCCGGAGCACAGAGCCTGCGCGAGGTCATCGCCTTCCCCAAGACCGCCAAGGCCATCGACCTGATGGTCGACGCTCCGACCCCGGTGAGCGAAGTTCAGTTGCGAGACCTCCACATTCGGACCGTTCTGAAGAACTAA
- a CDS encoding DUF2007 domain-containing protein produces MNPNDEDIANTYSRMSESELIEVARSYDSLIDSAQALLRAEFGRRDLEPPLVQENEDQVASDRTFVTVRRYRDLSEAIVARSLLESAGIPVYLRDENLVRLEWQISNFIGGIRLQVEQANAGAAAELLNQPIPDTVAFGQEAVFAQPVCPQCGSRDITFEGSSRSAALTSLYLLAMPLPLGKETWRCNSCDARWQDKP; encoded by the coding sequence ATGAACCCTAATGACGAGGACATCGCGAATACCTACTCCCGGATGAGTGAGTCTGAGTTGATTGAGGTAGCCCGCTCCTACGACTCGCTCATTGACTCGGCTCAGGCTCTTCTCCGAGCGGAGTTCGGCAGACGTGATCTCGAGCCGCCGTTGGTTCAAGAGAATGAAGATCAAGTCGCCAGCGACCGAACGTTCGTGACGGTCCGGCGTTATCGGGATCTCTCCGAAGCGATTGTTGCGCGTTCTCTTCTCGAATCTGCCGGCATTCCGGTTTATCTTCGCGACGAGAACCTCGTTCGGCTCGAATGGCAGATATCCAATTTCATCGGCGGCATCCGCCTTCAGGTGGAGCAGGCAAACGCGGGTGCTGCAGCCGAGCTCCTGAATCAGCCGATTCCGGACACGGTTGCGTTTGGTCAGGAGGCCGTGTTTGCTCAGCCGGTCTGTCCTCAGTGCGGTTCGAGAGACATCACCTTCGAGGGCTCGTCCCGAAGTGCCGCGCTCACCTCGCTGTATCTGCTGGCTATGCCCCTTCCGCTCGGCAAGGAGACATGGCGGTGCAACTCGTGCGATGCCCGGTGGCAAGATAAGCCTTAA
- a CDS encoding ComEC/Rec2 family competence protein codes for MRNFLTLLVLLCSALVIPAQSSAGTQLQIYFIDVEGGQSTLFVTPEGKSLLIDTGWAGNNSRDADRIAAAAKAAGIAKIDYVLITHFHDDHVGGVPQLVQRIPVGAFIDHGPNRELTPDVNGNFDAYQKTLASGHYKRIIAKPGETLPISGIHVQVISADGKLIDKPLDGAGQPNEYCKASETRPADQTENARSVGVLMTFGKLRILDLGDLTWDKEMQLMCPDNKLGKVDVLIVSHHGWNQSSSPALVDAIQARIAIMDNGAKKGGSTPVLDTVRKAPGLETLWQLHFSEEGGTEHNTADEYDANFSGGADQGNYLKLTASPDGSFAVFNSRTQQSKSYAAR; via the coding sequence ATGCGCAACTTTTTAACTCTTCTCGTCCTGCTCTGCTCCGCACTTGTGATCCCGGCACAGTCGTCCGCTGGCACTCAGCTACAGATTTATTTCATCGATGTTGAAGGTGGACAGTCGACCCTGTTCGTCACTCCCGAAGGCAAATCGCTGCTGATCGACACGGGATGGGCGGGCAACAACAGCCGCGACGCCGACCGCATTGCCGCCGCAGCGAAAGCGGCCGGCATCGCCAAAATAGACTATGTCCTCATCACTCACTTTCACGATGACCACGTCGGCGGCGTTCCGCAACTTGTGCAGCGGATTCCGGTTGGCGCCTTCATCGATCACGGCCCGAACCGCGAGCTGACTCCGGACGTCAATGGAAACTTCGACGCCTATCAGAAGACTCTTGCCAGCGGCCACTACAAACGCATCATCGCCAAACCTGGAGAGACGCTGCCAATCTCCGGAATCCACGTTCAGGTGATCAGCGCCGACGGCAAATTGATCGACAAACCTCTCGACGGAGCAGGCCAGCCAAATGAGTATTGCAAAGCGAGCGAGACTCGTCCTGCAGACCAGACCGAAAATGCCCGCTCGGTCGGCGTTCTTATGACCTTCGGCAAACTAAGAATTCTTGACCTCGGCGACTTGACCTGGGACAAGGAAATGCAGCTGATGTGTCCAGACAACAAGCTCGGCAAGGTCGACGTCCTGATTGTTTCCCACCATGGATGGAATCAGAGTTCCAGTCCCGCGCTGGTTGACGCGATACAAGCCCGAATCGCGATCATGGACAACGGCGCGAAGAAGGGAGGGTCGACACCGGTTCTCGACACTGTCCGCAAAGCACCCGGTCTTGAGACGCTCTGGCAGCTGCATTTCTCAGAGGAGGGAGGGACGGAGCATAATACCGCCGACGAATATGACGCGAACTTCTCTGGAGGAGCGGACCAGGGGAATTATCTCAAGCTCACCGCGAGCCCGGATGGCAGCTTTGCCGTCTTTAATTCACGGACGCAACAGAGTAAGAGCTACGCAGCAAGATAA
- a CDS encoding fused MFS/spermidine synthase has protein sequence MTSALLCSRLADVESPTLFTMKLLTALYATVICLSAFLLFLLEPIAARQLLPLFGGSAAVWITCLVFFQCTLLAGYWYAHLLISHTAPRAQAVIHMALLTLALLSLELRVHPSATAVTWHPILSILGLLAVSIGLPFLTLAATSPLLQAWYSRAGGSEAPPWWLFALSNAGSLFALFLYPALIETHLALHWQVIVWAIGFCVFSAFCGALALQSRRIGSAAAAVDRPSPDQDSPRSWALWILLPGCASMLLCAVTNHLGENIAAIPLLWIVPLAAYLLSFIVAFASPRAWPRFVSVRMLALTLATFAYLLYSSRMSLPPQISIPVYTLALFFACLFCHGELYRLRPSANRLTGFYLSLSGGSAAGAILVGLVAPNFFHASYDLAITVILLAAVALIVTWKSGMTPRILWTAATIAMIYIAVMQARSLGQEAIVQLRSFYGTLRVTETHLPPEAETTRTLYHGRIQHGTQLFGNGLRTQPSSYYAQSSGVGLALDLCCEGHPKRIAVVGLGTGTVAAYGKPGDDITFYEIDPLVERLARALFTYLHDSQAAVHVVLGDARLSLARESAIGKVQPLNDVIVLDAFSGDAIPIHLLTAQAIALYRRRLRPDGVLVFNISSQYLDLAPELELQAQHAGLETALVHSEADESRGLFTADWLLMSANHALLHRSEIANVAQPVSMTPGLRLWTDDYSSLLPLMKWRTRERRSSQR, from the coding sequence ATGACATCTGCTCTGCTTTGCTCTAGGCTTGCCGATGTTGAAAGTCCGACTCTATTTACGATGAAGCTGCTTACTGCTCTCTACGCCACGGTCATTTGCCTTTCAGCCTTCTTGCTCTTTTTGCTGGAACCGATCGCCGCCCGGCAGTTGCTTCCTCTTTTTGGCGGCTCAGCTGCGGTCTGGATCACCTGCCTGGTCTTCTTCCAATGCACTCTCCTGGCCGGCTACTGGTACGCTCATCTGCTCATCTCTCACACCGCTCCACGCGCGCAGGCGGTCATCCATATGGCGCTGCTCACCCTCGCATTGCTGAGCCTCGAGCTACGGGTACATCCCAGTGCCACAGCTGTTACGTGGCACCCGATCTTGAGCATTCTTGGGTTACTCGCCGTCAGCATCGGTCTCCCCTTCTTGACCCTCGCCGCTACCAGCCCGTTACTACAAGCCTGGTATTCCAGGGCCGGAGGATCAGAGGCGCCTCCATGGTGGCTTTTCGCCTTATCGAACGCGGGATCGTTATTTGCGCTTTTCCTGTATCCAGCCCTCATCGAGACGCATCTGGCGCTTCATTGGCAGGTGATTGTCTGGGCTATAGGCTTTTGCGTTTTCAGCGCCTTCTGCGGGGCGCTCGCGCTGCAAAGCCGGCGGATCGGCTCTGCAGCTGCGGCAGTGGATAGACCAAGTCCCGACCAAGATTCGCCTCGTTCCTGGGCACTTTGGATTTTGCTCCCCGGCTGCGCCTCGATGCTGCTTTGCGCAGTCACCAACCATCTGGGCGAAAACATCGCCGCCATTCCACTCCTCTGGATCGTCCCGTTGGCGGCTTATCTGTTGAGCTTTATCGTCGCCTTTGCGTCACCGCGGGCGTGGCCACGTTTTGTTTCGGTGCGCATGCTCGCTCTCACGCTCGCGACCTTTGCCTACCTGCTCTATAGCAGCCGGATGAGTCTCCCTCCGCAGATATCCATTCCTGTCTACACCCTCGCACTTTTCTTCGCTTGCCTCTTTTGCCATGGCGAACTCTACCGCCTTCGCCCGAGCGCCAACCGGCTTACCGGCTTCTACCTCTCGCTTTCGGGGGGCTCAGCGGCCGGTGCGATCCTCGTTGGGCTCGTAGCCCCGAACTTTTTTCATGCGAGCTACGACTTAGCCATTACCGTGATCCTGCTCGCTGCCGTAGCGCTGATCGTGACTTGGAAGTCGGGGATGACCCCAAGGATCCTCTGGACTGCTGCGACGATCGCCATGATCTACATTGCCGTCATGCAAGCGAGGAGCCTTGGTCAGGAAGCCATCGTTCAACTGCGCAGCTTCTACGGCACTCTCCGGGTCACCGAGACCCATCTGCCGCCAGAAGCCGAAACCACCCGCACGCTATATCACGGCAGGATCCAGCATGGTACTCAGCTCTTCGGAAATGGTCTCCGAACCCAGCCTTCGTCCTACTATGCGCAGAGCTCCGGGGTCGGGCTAGCTCTTGACCTATGCTGCGAGGGGCACCCGAAACGCATCGCCGTCGTCGGCCTCGGAACCGGAACCGTCGCCGCTTACGGAAAACCCGGCGATGACATCACTTTCTATGAGATCGATCCACTCGTTGAGCGTCTAGCCCGTGCACTCTTCACCTATCTCCACGATTCTCAGGCGGCGGTGCATGTCGTTCTAGGGGACGCTCGCCTCTCGCTGGCCCGGGAATCCGCAATCGGCAAGGTTCAGCCCCTGAATGACGTGATCGTTCTCGATGCATTTTCTGGCGACGCGATACCGATTCATCTGTTGACCGCCCAGGCTATTGCTCTCTATCGTCGCAGGTTGCGTCCTGATGGTGTCCTGGTCTTCAACATCTCCAGCCAGTATCTCGACCTCGCACCCGAACTAGAGTTGCAGGCGCAACATGCAGGCCTTGAGACTGCGCTTGTCCACTCCGAAGCCGATGAATCACGCGGCCTCTTCACCGCCGATTGGCTGCTGATGTCTGCCAATCACGCGCTCTTGCACCGGTCTGAAATAGCCAACGTCGCCCAGCCCGTCTCCATGACTCCGGGCCTGCGTCTATGGACCGATGATTACTCCTCGTTGCTGCCACTCATGAAGTGGCGCACAAGGGAAAGGCGAAGTTCTCAACGTTGA